cgtagcacgtaggcactcaacaatgataaaataataacactaacactaacacaaacaaaatatttatacacctatagtgtcaaactgAGATAATACAActtaaaaaataagttcaaattCTAAAAAGTCCCCAGTAgggtcgccagagctgtcacaccccttttttaaccaaaaaagattagaattttaagtttaaaaagagtttttattattaaagtgacaaaaataaaaatttatttcgaaaaaggattcatttcataattaaattcagagtcgccactcgaCATAGGTCGGGTAtgcaagtcacctttgaaaatccctTTTCATaacagtttgactctaaaaaactgatccacgaacaaaaattctggttaaggaattctattgatcgaggagaaggtgttagccATCCCTCGGTCCCATGGTTCACCACGGTCGCTTCGTAaagtatatcggctagtacgacactatgaatatataaaccacatcaaacacacaaaaacaatcaaacgaacaaaataaaacaaagtaaaacaatATAGTGTCCAAGTCCAATTattacagtccaaaataaaagatactaaaataaaactatgctaacctacactagtcctaaatatgctctacccgatgcctcggtccttgatcacgaacatccttcGCGTATAAAATTCTTCGGGACATTCCCCAGTGAGTAAATACAAATGACCTCTGGGCATTCCCTACCTAAATGAATACGTTTTCCAAATGCGAGAAAAACAGAATTATTCAACAAATTCATTCAAAACACCCAACAATCcataagttctaaatttgcctaccgtTTACCTATCCAGCTCGACCTATCAAGACATTATCACATTTAAcaacatcaatgaatcaaaacaactaaCACTTgcttttaatcaatttttaattttcatcccatacaaataattttaattctcaaacaaGATATAATTTCATCATGCAATCCATAATCACGAAAATCAAACACTGAATCAAAACTAACAACAATTTACACCATCATTCACATAAAGATCacaaaattataaagaaagagGTAAAAATTAGACCTTAAATGTTTGCTTTCAGTTAAAGTTGCTCCTTTCGACTGAAACCGCAAATGAAACCTTGAATCGAACTTcaacaatgaacaaaatcaaCTCGATATCAAGAAATAGCAACCCGAACAGATTTCAAAATCAGTGGAAAACCTTAATATAAACCCCCAAATCTTGAATTTCAAACTAATCGTCAATGAAGCCCGCTGGAATCGAAGCGGGGTTGCCATTTGTACCTCGCGGGAGCTCCGACAGatcaaaaaattaacaaaatgtATCTTCCCGAATATATTTCATCggagaaaaattagaaaacaCAAAGGAATGGCAATTTGAGCTGTGAATGACCCGATTCCATGGGGATATTTCGATTCTAGTGAAAAACTCAACAGAAAAATAGTCCAATCCACCCAATTTACTCTCTCTCGATCTCTCCTCTTTCTGCCTATCTCGTAAACTCTCTCTTTCATGAACCTCTTACTATTCCCCTGATTCTATCTATCTCTTAATCGTATCTCAATGTGTGTGTGTTAATGAACTATGTGTGTGAGTGATGTGTAGTCTATGGTGATGAATGAAGCTTCTGTTTTGGTGTTATCCACATGTTTATGTCCCACAAAATAAAGTATGTAGTATTCTATGAGTGTATGTATATTGTTGGTCCTGGAGGTTGAAGTTGAGTAGTGTATATATCCGATCCCTCCATCTATGTGTATATTGGTGTAATGtatataaaaatggtaaaaacgtgggttggggtaggggtagggggtaTGTTCTAGGGGTGGAGGTATGGGTGTGAGGTGTTAAAATTAGATagaggggttgttatttttgttgtgaGTTTGTTATTTAGATTCTTGTGGGGTATATTATTAAATGAGTGAGGACGTATGATAAGAtgagtcaaaaataataaaaatacactctcgggagggacaaaattaaaTGTCCACAATGATCgtgatgaattattgaaataataccCGTGAGAGggtcaaaatattgataaataaaggCACTTGAtcgaatttttttttatgattttaagtacATTTATAAATTTAGTACGTCGTATTGCATCCTAAAAGATagtgtgaatttaataaaatgtatataataggttatggtttaattaaagtttagactcgatttaattgtgtgtatgatcctaaattagatacttgtttattggtattcggacatacttgaaattgatgatttttggatTGTTTAGGAGTGTATAAATGATTAgtaaaaatttacttgatggaattgttttATGACTTTAAATGTACctgtaaacttggtacatcgtattgtatgctgtgaggtagtataaatttgatattgatattacttgttatggtggatcgggtaccacgccggtacggatatgtatatggtggatcgggtatcacgccagtacggatatgtatatattggattaggtaccatgccggtacagatttgtatatgttggatcgggtaccacgccgatacggatatgtatatggtggatcgggtaccacgccggtacggatatgtatatggtggatcggATACCACAccggtacaaatatgtatatgttggatcgggtaccacgctggtacaaatatgtatatggtggatcgggtaccacaatggtacggtacatgaacatacattgttccctgcaggtcatgactatttaggcaaaaataagacacatagcatgtgtgtacatatttgtgctGAGTGtgtggatgtttatagtatgattgatactcttgatagttatgtgacttgtttgtgagcactgtttgatctattattattgtattattgattcattgagtatttgattgtgtgatatgtatttgaaaagtgaaattttgtacttacttatatgttggttgacttgcttcatttatgcGTATTATAATCCTAGCTTACCAGAATGACTGGTTAtgattctttaatattataagagaacATTTAGTTGTTAgcccgagagtttagtgtgggttgtctatgattacgggtttgttcttgtgaatatgagtaatgaaaaagataaggtgaataaagaggaatagtgatgtattaggtTAGATTGTGGTTGATgttgtgaattaatgaggctagagtatgttagtagcgaatataatattgatggagttggaaaagtagttggatgatgtaacttatataggtaaagtaataatattattacaaccttagttgaattatattccattcaagatgtcatattttatttttcttaattctattttatgattatatgaactaacacggatgatgcctaccagtacgtgtggttgtactgaccctactcttctataTTCCTTCTTGGAGTGTAGACTGGGTATAGATTAGTTTGCaattactagatggatgacgatattcagcactaacttctgcactttctaaCTATAGATGTTAGagtttttgtattatttattttattgtcagtctATGCTGTAGTAGATAactcttgtacatgtctgactaagtcttgggatagtgaagaacatttgtaagaagttttattaaaaaattatttattaatatttactttattttattatatttaatccagtatttccttaaaaacaaaaatcttctgcatatttttagttggataATAAGAATTCTTCTAGCTGCTTATAATAGCGTAGGTGCTCGCACGATCAGCAGTATCGTgaccaaaaaaaaagtaaaggatgACTTGATATTTTAGTATACCTTGACTTTTGTGCTTTTTCTTCAAGCTAGTAAAAGTTCATTCTCCACTTAATTAATTGTGCATTTGTGCTTGTTCAGTCAGAACAATGCAAACCAAGACTATATGCAACATTAGAGATTTTTTGATGATATGCAATTTGTGAATACATCCATTAATTTGCAAAACAAAATTTTTGATTGAAAAACCTTTCCAAGACCAAATATATGACAAAAAATTTCTTCACATATATACTAAGTAGGTATTCAGAAATGAACTTAAAATCATGATCTGAAATTATTAATTTAGGTAAAGACTcatttaaagttaaaattttgtTTGAACATGCAAATTGAATTTCAAACGTTGtactttttcttatattataaacataaaatctcaCAATTTGTGAAACCCAACTCTTATTCAATTTTACCAAATGAGTTCATATATATGAGAATATACTATGGGGCTGAATTGATAAATCACATATCCGCATGTCCGTTTATGAATAAATGCTTGTGATTACATGCTATAACAAACTCAgaccatcaacaactacaactcaAAGGAGGAAGATCCGAAGTCTGCCCACTAGAAGACTTCTTAAAAACTCTACTTCCAAAAACCAAAAACCCAAATGAATGCCCAACAATAGCAACCAAGAAAACACCACCATTAAAAGACATTACAGCCAACATAACAACATAAGCCAAACCAATTCTCAAACCATACAAAGTTGTCTGAAGAAGTCCAGCAGTCAAATTGTCAGCATCCTCTTTGATGTACTTGCTATGAGATAGAAATTCAACGAGAATAGCTATGAAAAAGACAACGACGAGTGCCAAGATGTACATGCCCAAATTATCGTATCCAGGCCAACCTGAGAAGAGAATCTCAGTATTCTTTCCCCAGAAAAACGTCATGTGCATCATCATGTGGTGGTCGCTCATCATCGTCATCCCGctgttatcaaaaataaaatcatcagaCAATTAGGGATGAACTCATTGTACTATTCATCTTGTTTCATTTGTTgtattgaatttaaataaaaggTCACATCACAATTTACATTTCGGTAAAGAacaaaaggaattaaaaaatgttatttttctttatagATTCTATATTAAAAGGAAAGTAAATACTTCGTAACTATTGTAGATCTTAAatttgaaaagaaagtaaatatttTAGAGTATTCTAAACGATAAAGAAAGTTAATAGAATTCAAGCAATAGGCTCTTGCTATTCCTAGTAAGACTATTCGGTAACATATGACTTCCTCCAAAGCACAAGCGGACCTAACATCTTTTCAATCGGAATCTCAATCAAAGGCATCTTTTCAATCGGAATTCCTTTCAAGACGCAAGTTCTACCAAGACCAGGATCTAAACGAAAGAATTTACTTTTGGTCGTATTTAGCCTATCACTAATCCAAATCATAAAGTAAACAAAATATACAAAGTAAATTTTATACCCGCCTCCTCCAGTGGCGTTGTTCATGATGGTTGACGATGATGATGGCGGTGGCGCCATATCCATTCCATGCGTATGGCCACTGTGGTtcatttctttctctctctcttttttttttctcctctaattctttatttttgtctTATGAAAGAAGAGACAGAGCAAGGGGAGACTTTAAGTAAGCAACGAAATTATTGATAGTACATTGTAGTAAATGTACTTTTTTTCTAGTACAAAATTGACATAAATGGTAGAATTTGAAAGGAGATTAATGATTTACTGATTTTCGTTTAATTAAAATTGCAAGGACAAATTCAgaataatttcttcaagtttgaGTTTGTCAAGTCAACGGCCTATTTAAGTTTGTAATGCGACACTTATTccctttattttatgtttcttcCTGACTTGAACATATCTGTTACTAATGCAAAATAATTGCATTTTGAATACTACCACATAAAAATACTATCCAGTTTTTCAAAGAGCATTCTGAATTCGTcaaaagaaaattcataattgtccCTCAAGAAgaatgcttattttattttaaaacaaataagagaaaagtatcaTTAAAGGATGTGGTGTCACAGATGAAGTGAATTATTTCTTCGTTAATAGGTTTCAATTTCAAGTCCTGATTATATAAAAATCTTTGGTGAAAGTGCTTCCTTCGAATGGACCCTACATGAGCACTATATAAATCCAGATTAATCGAACTCTGACTAGGTACAAGATATCGgatgtaaaatttaaaaaaaaggggaaaaatacaCAAACTCGCCCTAAAAACAAACCTAACAATACCCTTTTTGCGCAAAAATATTTACTACAGATAACACTCCCCTGCATTTGTGTTAAAATTGGTCACTTAACACTCCCCTGCATTTGTGTTAAAATTGGTCTTGGTCCGAGGTGAACAAATATTTGGAATGGGTACTGGACAATATATATGGAGGCCCACCATCGGTGAACAAATATTTGGAATGAGGGTTTGACTCTGATATCATGTTAAAATTGGTCTTGgacctaactcacaccccaaaaattagctcatgaggaggaggattgcccaagccttATAAGGAGACAAAGGACCTTTCCTCTTCTGATGTGGGATACTAACACTTTGTTCTTTCCTTTATTGCGATTTTCCTTTCGTTAATAATCTAGGCTTATTAATTGATATTGTCTAACCATAGCCAAGCAGTAAAGTTAAGCCTAAGCCGGCTGCTTGTAGTATATAGTATGTCCTGCTTTATCATATAGATGAATTTATGATATAACTATATATGTTGCATAGATATGAACGTAGAATTCTTAGATTTCAATCTTAATCATTTGTACATTTTGTCGAACTCAACCACAAGCCTTTATAAATTTGTGAAAAACGATTATAAATAGAGTTAGATATACATTTCAAAGTCCCTCTCTCTCTATTAGAACTCACAACGTCTAAGTTCTGAATTGACCATTGTGGACAAGAGGAAGAAGCAAAAACATGTTGTGTGGTGCTCGAACCATCTCCCTTCCAAGGACATGTAACATCTATGCTTCAACTGGCCTATGTGCTTCGCGCCAAGGGTTTTTCCATCGTTATTAGTCACTCAGAGCTCAACCCTCCGGACAGCTCCAAACATCCTGAATTCGTGTTCTTCAAATTGAAGGATGGCTTGTCAAACCACGATGCTTCTTTATTAAATCTGTTTTGACATTATACCAGAAATGAATGTGAATTGCAAAGTCCCATTTCGAGATTATTTAATTTGGTGGAAATAATGGAAAACCCAGAGCTCTATGGCCAAATCTCTTGCATTGTTTATGATCACCTCATGTACTTCACAACTGAAGTGGCTGATCAACGTAAAGCTTCCAACTATTCTTCTTCGGCCTAGAAGTTGTGGTCACTTGGAAGCTGCTTCCGCTTTTTTCCAACTCAGGGAGGAAAATTATTTTCCCTTGCTATTCTTGCTGTTTCCAACTCCTCAAAAACAGGATTTAGTGACAGACAAATTCTGTAAATAGTAAAATTCCTCGCTGATTCTGTTTAACATATCAACTTAATCAACCATTCTGAATCAAATTTATCACtaaaacacattttttttaaaCCTGTCCTATATATCTTGCGCAATCAACACTTTAGAAATAATTTGAGTTGATAGTCATTCAACTAATATATATTATCTCAAAGAATCAATTTCTTTATTCAAGAAATTTGAAATCAAGAAAGAAAGTTGACTTTACGAGATAATAACGATTAATTGAATGACCATCTGAGAaattaactcaatttttttcaCGTTAGCACTGATTTACCTTCATGTACGAATCACAAACTCAGCTGCTAGATCCAGTGCCCAAAGTACCTACCCTTAGgtcaggggcggagctacattGTAgcaagggtggtcagatgaacacccttcgcCGGAAAATTATAGAATATAAGTACATAAAATGTTGCTTTAAAGGCttaaatatacaatatgaacaatctCAACACATGCATTTGCACTAGCCTAGTGGTGGTAAGTGCGTAGGGAATGGACAATTCTCCTTTAGTGCGTGGGTTCGATCCCCTGCAggtttctttttttaaaagtttttttctcatatttagaAGAACTTCTAAATGCTTCAAAACTCGGGGGAAAACGAAGGATTAGTAGACTTTGCtccttttctttaattaaaaatttatataaaatttaaaagtaattatttaatttaaaattaataagtaAATCCTAAAAATTCTCTATAACATTGCTAAAAGTGAAAAAACTTTAGatagaattttcttttaaaaaagatcTCATTTAATTTTGCTCTTCATCTTTCATGTTTCGTTGTTATTATTGTCGTCACCATAGGTCGACGAAAGCTTGAAGCATAAaactgaatttttttctttttttgcttatCGCTTTACTTCGTATTAAATTAAACATGAACACTAAAGCTATACATTAtgtgatttgattttaaatttttgatacatTTATTCATGAAAAAATGATTATTAGTATTATgtagtttgattttaaaattttcaatgcaCCATTcgtaaaaaaaattttctttgctAATGTAATGATTGAACACCCTTCATGAAATTTTTGGCTCCGCCACTGTCCGGTTCATCCCGCATCGccgttgaaagtcaaaaaggaacttgTCCGACTATTTGTCGTCGAAGGTTGAAATcgccggggattgaagggagaaattttgcagaactgttggttgaaagagaattgagagaagctgtcgagagagagaagagagactggttgatttggattgaagaagggtgtgggttgggttgatttgtatttttgaaaagatttagaaagttttgaaaagattaatcaagtccacaattaatttaatcaagttttctaatgatgtttgaccttttaagttggtcaatgtcacaaatccttcattcaagacttaaaatacacctttccttcaattttctcctcaAAGAGGGTATATAATTTTGTATGTATGATTGCTTCGATTGATCGCGATGGAATTGAATGTatgtatcaatttatttttttttaaatgaataatcGTTAATTTTATAAGgtaattaattttttgtatatcCAAGTATGTATTTAATTTGTCCTTAAATTGGAGCACTATATATATCACTAAAGTAGCTTCAAGTTTACAAGAATATTCAACTTAAATTAAGAgttgttatctttttttattgttttgatttttattttgtaaaaatatatgtaCCACTTATAATCTATTATTAGTAATTAAAgttttgtattaaataatttgGGATAAACGTGCAACATATGTTTTCATAGACTAGTATAAATAAAAATAGCGGACATATCGTTtctaattaaaagtaaaaaaaattctcttaTCTAATTGATTCACTTTTTTTCTCTCACCTTTCTCAcctaattaaaaacaaaaaattttctcTTACATTTCTCAGATAAAAGTGGCATGAAGTAGCATACATGGCTACTCTTTTCTTTGTGTATTGTTGTATTTTCTAACTTCTTCATcaatttgtctttatttttcgtccaatttatcaatatttgctatgttgattaaggttTCAAGTATTTGTTATACTTGAATCAAATGGATGACAAAACttaatttaaagatatttttcatttgtatatatatatatatgaatgtattgGATGTATGTTTtttgatgtatatatgtatacaaattTGTTCTGTGCtagtatacatatacatatatatacgcgTTTGTTATGTGTTGGTTCGCGCATACACACacacgaatatatatatatatatatagataaaacTGTTTCTATATACATATGTTGGTTTTTATACATTGTGTATTATAGATTAGAATGGGTATCAACACATTCATAAACTCAGATTTGCTCACACATGTAatcttcaaaatttgaattttgatactCGATAATAATGGGGAATAGAGAGAAAAAAGGGAGTAAATCATTTTCGTTTCCTTTTTTTATCTCTAAACATAACTAAAATAGTAACAAAACTTTTTAGTTAATATTTGTATTTAGGATCCTAAATACATTTAATCACTAACTGACATCTATAAAATGAATTTCAATGTCGGATCTTCCACCAAATTTTTTTGCTAAGGAAGTTATTTTTTCAATAGCTTCGGCAGTTGGGAAGCCGTTGACACTTGATATGGCAACCAAGAACCAAACACGACCAAGCTGCGCAAGAGTTAAGGTTGAGATTGACTTGATTGCTAATCTACCAAAAAGAGTCAGAATAAACGAGGAAGATGATGTCACTGGAGAAGTATAATATAAGTGTATACAAATTCATTATGACTATAAGCCCAAATATTGCAAAGAGGGTTATCTACAAGAACATGATGAAAGTTATTATTGGAATGTTCATCCATAACTTATGgacaagaaagaagaagagaaagaagataaACCAAAGATACAAACAGAAGGAAGAAAGGATAATGATACAGTATCtttccataataatcaaagaaggagaagaaattaTAAGCAACAGTGGCTAACCAGGCAAAATAAGTATAAGAGAGATAAGTTTGGCCATATACTGGGAGAGATAGAAAAAGAAGAGTCCAAGGACATTGCAGTGTCTAATACTTTTGATATACTtgcaaaagagaagaaatatgatGAGAACAACAATGATGTTAACAAAGACAATGGAAAGAAACAACAAGTCAGCAAAGAGATTACAAAAGAATGGATCACCAACAGATTTGTCAAAATAGGTGAAGAAAAGGTTGTAGATCAGAATGAAGATGCTAGGAAAAAATAATCTGACATGGTGGAGAAGGAGGCTGATAATATTCCTAGCATAGGGGAAATTATAAATCATAGTTCAGATGAAAAAGATGATGGGACTATGCTGTTAGTCATCTTAAACCCTCATGATAGTGATGAAAATACAAAGGTAATTGAAGACATTATACCTTTAGTAATTCAAGTTGAAGGTCAGATTGCTTTTAGTAATGAAGAAAAAGTTGTTCTGGATAAAGATGATTCGGAGAAAAACATTAAAAAGGTAGGAGTTGAGGGAAACCTATCTCCTAACAAGACAGATAGATTAAAAGCATCTCAAGGTATCCACAAAAAGAAAGACAAAGGAGCTAAAACAAGTTCAATGCAGACTAGGAGTTCATTAAAGAATAAGTCTAGATGAATGCTCTATTTTGAAATATCAGATCAGTAAACACTCAGAAGGCATTTACTAGGCTAATCactagacaaaaaaaaaatatcacttcACTTTTATAGGGCTAATTGAACCATTTTAGGTGAATCATAATATTGAAGAATATAGGAGAAGAATAGGAATGCAACACTCAGCAGCTAATTCATTTGGaaaaatatgggattttatggATTATTGTATTAGCTTTATAGTGATAGCAGATGAAGAACAATAGCTGACGTTAAGCCTGGAAAATCAAGAAGCTGGAGTTGTAGTCATAGTAACTTTAATTTATGATAAATGTTCACAAGTGGAGAGGTTAATTTTATAGGAGTCACTTGAAGAAATGTCTCAGAGAATTCAAGAACCATGGTTGATAgggtagattttaatgtcatcATTAGCTAAGAAGAGAAAATGGGTAGTTTACCAGTTACTGTAGCAGAAACTGTGGACTTCAAGTATTGCATAAATATGTGCAATTTAGAAGATCCTGGTTTTAAGGGAAGTAAGTATACATGGTGGAATGGAAGAACAAATAAGGACTGTATTTTTAAAAGGCTAGATAGAGTTCTGTTCAATGATAAATTGCATGATTTGTTTCCGGTATTGGAAGTTGAAGATTTATTCAGAAGTGGATCTGATCATACTCCACTAAAAATCAGTTTCAGCACTATGAATGAGaacatttcaaaatcattcagGTTTCTCAACATGTGGATAAAGGAGAAGTCCTTTCTGGAGGTTATAAAAGAGAATTGGGAGACTGAATTGATGGGGAATCTATTTATAATGTTTCATCATAAATTGAAAAGAGTGAAGGCAGCCTTAACTATTTGGAGCAAGGAGTTCTTTGGTAACATCTTTTAAGAGATTTCTACTCTAGAAGAAGTTATTAAGGTGAGGGAAAAACAGTTTAAGGAGTTTCCATCAGGTTCAAATAGAAAGCTTTTGTTTAAACTCGAGGCTGAATTAAATATTTAGCTTAGTAGGGAAGAAGAGTTTTTGAAGCAGAAAATAGGGTTAGAGTGGTTTAAGAATGGTGAGAGAAATACTAAGTTCTTTCACATTGTGGTTAATGGCAGAAGAAATAGACTTAAAatgaaaagaattcaaaatgaagaaggtgaatggATGATGACCAGAATCAGATTACAAAAGCAGTTATTTAGCTTTTTCAGAAGCAATTCTCTAAAGGGGTTGAAAATGCTGATTTTGATATGCTGGATGAATTACCAACAATATAGAATGACAGTCACAATGAAGAGCTTAGTAGGATTCCATATTTGAAAGAAGTTAAGGATGTTGTATTGGGCTTGAATAGAAATATTACAGAAGGTCCAGATGGTATGATAGGAGCCTTCTTTTAGGATACATGGGACATTATAAAGGAAGATGTTTATAGACTGGTGGTAGCTTTCTTTTTTAGGTATGAACTACCAAAATTTGTAACTCATAAAAATCTGGCATTACTACCCAAAAAGTTAGTTGTTAATAATTTTTCAGATATGAGGCCTATTTCTTTgagtaattttataaataaaatcttCTTTAGAATCATTCATGAGGGGATTAAGAAAATATTGCCTGGCATTATATTTGAAGAACAAGTTGGGTTTGTTCAATGGAGGAGTATTACAGAGAATATACTATCAAGAAATCATATCAGACATTAGGAAGAAAGGTAAGATTCCTAATATGGTTATTAAACTAGATATGATGAAGGCTTATGATAGGGTGGATTGGCTGTTTCTAACTAAAGTGTTGAGGAAAGTGGGATTTAGTGAACTAATCACTGATATGGTATACAGATTGTTGGGAAACAATTGGTATTCTGTATTATTGAATGGATAGCCTATAGGGTTTTTCAGATCCTATAGAGGGTTGAAATAAGGTGACCCCTTATTACCTACCCTATTTATATTAGCTGTGGATGTGATATCCAGATCCTTAAAAGCTTTAGTTACTAACAAAGAGTTTAAGTTGTTTGGGATACTAAGAGGAAGTCCAAAGGTGAATCACTTTTCTTTGGTGGATGTTATGATCATATTGTGCAAAGATGATCTAGTTACTTTGCAAAAAATGACTTCTACTTAAAAATGACTTCTACTTTCGACAAATATGAAAAGGTGTTAGGTCAAAAGATCATTAAAGAGAAAAGTGCAATATATTTGCACAAAAGAGTATCTCAAGGGATAGTGGTGATGGTTGAAGTTATTACAGGGATCATAAggaaagattttccttttatgtatTTAGGTTGCCCTATATTTCATATGTGGAAAAAGAAAGATTTCTATCAGTGTATAATGAACAAGATAAACAGTAAGTTACAAGGTTGAAAAGGGAAGTAGGTTGAAAAGGGAAGTTATTGTCCTATGGGGGAAGATTTGTACTTATTAAACATGTTCTACAAAGTATTTCCATTCACTGTCTGTCAGTTATGAATCCTCCAGCAAATGTTTTGAATACAATTCAAAAGATTTTTGCTTAATTTTTCTGGAGTAATCATATAGGTAGAAGAAGCAAGAATTGGGTAAGGTGGAATTCTCTATGTTTACCAGAAGATGAAGGTGGTCTTGGATTCAGAAGTGTACAGGATGTGTCTATGGCTTTGTTTTGCAAACTATGGTGAAATTTTAGAAGAAAAGAATATATATGGAGCAGGGTTATGAATAACAAATATTGTAGAAAATAGTATCCCACTGAGGTTGTATGGAAAATAGGGGCTGGATCTCAAGTATGGGGAAAAATGTTACAGGCTAGAGATTTAGTAGAGCACCAAATTCTTTGGCAAATTAATGGAGGGGATTCTAATATCTAGTTTGACAA
The Capsicum annuum cultivar UCD-10X-F1 chromosome 6, UCD10Xv1.1, whole genome shotgun sequence DNA segment above includes these coding regions:
- the LOC107875092 gene encoding copper transporter 1, with product MNHSGHTHGMDMAPPPSSSSTIMNNATGGGGGMTMMSDHHMMMHMTFFWGKNTEILFSGWPGYDNLGMYILALVVVFFIAILVEFLSHSKYIKEDADNLTAGLLQTTLYGLRIGLAYVVMLAVMSFNGGVFLVAIVGHSFGFLVFGSRVFKKSSSGQTSDLPPLSCSC